The following nucleotide sequence is from Lacinutrix sp. Hel_I_90.
GAATATGGCGCGTTTTGGAATGTGATTTATTCAGAATATAATACGACTAAGCGTCTCATTTTAAAGCTAACAGATTATCAAGAGTTGATGGAAGAGGAGCCTACAGGAAAGGCGTCTATTAGTGTTCGTGAGTCTATTGTGTTGCCTTTATTAACCATTCAGCAATTTGCATTAAAGCAGATTCAGGAATTAGAAAAAGCTGAGGTGCGTGATGCAGCCCGTATTGCTGTGTTTGAGAAGCTGGTCACACGCTCTTTGTTTGGTAATATTAATGCGAGCCGTAATTCGGCATAACTTTAGTGTTTTTGTGAGAAGGTTATGAGGCAGTACTTCTTGAATCATAACTATTTCTTGTTTAAAATATGGTCATCATAAAAAAACCTCGAAGCTTATTTAATACTTCGAGGTTTCTGCTAACTAAACAACATGTTCTTAACGTTCATTCAATCTAAAGTCTGGATAGGCATCCATTCCATGTTCATGAGCATCAAGGCCTTCTAATTCTTCTTTTTCACTAACGCGAATACCTACTGTTTTCTTAAGTATGAATAATATAATAAAAGAGGTGGTAATACAGAATACGGCATAAGCGCCTACGCCAGTTAATTGGTGTAAAAATTGAGTTGTACCAGCCATTTTTCCAAAAAGACCTACAGCTAAGGTTCCCCAAATACCACAAATTAAATGTACGGCTATGGCTCCTACAGGATCATCTAAACGCAATTTATCAATTAAGGCTACAGCGGCTACAATAATACCACCAGCAATAAGGCCTATTAGAATAGCATCTGTTGGTGACATTTGATCCGCACCAGCAGTAATGCCAACAAGGCCGCCTAAAATACCATTTAAAAACATGGTTAAATCATAATTTTTATGCGCTAAAGTTGAGATAATAAATGCGCTAACACCACCGGCGGCAGCGGCTAAAGAAGTTGTTACTAGGGTTAGCGACGTTAATGCTGGGTCTGCAGATAATACAGAGCCACCATTAAAGCCAAACCAACCTAGCCATAAAATGAGAACACCCGCGGTGGCTAAGGGAATATTATGTCCTAAAATAGCAAACGATTTACCTTCTTTGAATTTTCCAATACGCGAGCCAAGTAACCATACGGCCACTAAAGCCGCCCAGCCACCTACAGAATGTACTAGCGTAGATCCGGCAAAATCGTAAAACCCTAATTGGTCTAACCAACCTGCGCCCCATTTCCAAGAACCTGCAATTGGGTATACCACGCCAACATAAATAATAGTAAAAATCATGAACGGTCCTATTTTTACACGTTCAGCTACTGCTCCAGAAACAATAGTAGCTGCTGTAGCGGCAAACATGCCTTGGAATAAGAAGTCTGTCCAATAGGTGTAGCCTTCATTATAAGCCAAGTCTAATCCACCTTCTGCGGCTTGCGGCGAGTCTAATCCAAAACCTGCGAACCCAAATATTCCAGACGAACCTTCGGCAAAACCAGGGTACATTAAATTAAAGCCTACCAGACAATAGAGTAGTAAACCAACGCAAATGATAAATGTGTTTTTAAATAAAATATTTATTGTATTCTTTTGTCTTGTTAGACCAATTTCTAGGAAAGAGAATCCTAAGTGCATAAAGAAAACAAGTGCTGTACAGATCATCATCCATACATTATTTATAGTTAATAATTCCATAATAATTTATTAATGAGTTAGTTTATTTTAAAGTTTCTCCGCCCTTTTCGCCAGTTCTAATTCTGTAGACTTCTTTAATGTCAGATACAAAAATTTTACCATCGCCAACGTCTCCTGTTTTAGCAGATTCCATAATGGTTTTTATAACAATGTCTTCAAAATCATCATTTACAATAATTGATAAATAGCGACGCTCGATATCGCTGGTGCTGTATGAGACTCCTCTATATACATGTCCTGTTTTTTCGTTGCCAAGACCAGTAACATCCCAGTAAGAGAAAAAGTTTATGCCTACTTCATGTAGTGCTGTTTTTACTATAGAAAATTTAGATTTTCTAATAATTGCTTCTACTTTTTTCATAAAAAACGTGTTTAGTAATTTGTTGTTAGTTAAAATTTATAGATCGCTGCCATTACAAACGAGGCCAAGCTTTTTGTAGGCATTAAATCGGTGTCTATAAAAATGTCTTCTGAACCATTGTCTAAGCGTA
It contains:
- a CDS encoding ammonium transporter, translating into MELLTINNVWMMICTALVFFMHLGFSFLEIGLTRQKNTINILFKNTFIICVGLLLYCLVGFNLMYPGFAEGSSGIFGFAGFGLDSPQAAEGGLDLAYNEGYTYWTDFLFQGMFAATAATIVSGAVAERVKIGPFMIFTIIYVGVVYPIAGSWKWGAGWLDQLGFYDFAGSTLVHSVGGWAALVAVWLLGSRIGKFKEGKSFAILGHNIPLATAGVLILWLGWFGFNGGSVLSADPALTSLTLVTTSLAAAAGGVSAFIISTLAHKNYDLTMFLNGILGGLVGITAGADQMSPTDAILIGLIAGGIIVAAVALIDKLRLDDPVGAIAVHLICGIWGTLAVGLFGKMAGTTQFLHQLTGVGAYAVFCITTSFIILFILKKTVGIRVSEKEELEGLDAHEHGMDAYPDFRLNER
- a CDS encoding P-II family nitrogen regulator; its protein translation is MKKVEAIIRKSKFSIVKTALHEVGINFFSYWDVTGLGNEKTGHVYRGVSYSTSDIERRYLSIIVNDDFEDIVIKTIMESAKTGDVGDGKIFVSDIKEVYRIRTGEKGGETLK